The DNA window GGGGACGACGTCCTCGTGGTCGCACGCGAAGGTGCGGCCGGTGCGGCCCAGGCCGGCCTGGATCTCGTCGGCGGCGAAGAGCACGTCGTGGGCGGTCGCGAGGTCGCGGATGCCCCGCAGGTAGCCGTGGGGCGGGATGACCACGCCGCCCTCGCCCTGGATCGGCTCGACCAGGATGCCGGCGGTGTGGGGCGTGATGGCGGCCTCGAGGGCGGCGAGGTCGCCGTAGGGGACGGTGACGAAGCCGGGCGCGAACGGGCCGAAGTCGTCGCGCGCGTCGGGGTCGTCGGAGAAGCCGACGATGGTGGTGGTGCGGCCGTGGAAGTTGCCGCTGGCCACGATGATCTCGGCCTGGTCGGCGGGGATCCCCTTGACCCGGTAGCCCCACTTGCGGATCACCTTGACGGCGGTCTCGACGGCCTCGGCGCCAGTGTTCATGGGCAGCACGAGGTCCTTGCCGCACAGGTCGCCGAGCTTGGCGGTGAAGTCGGCGAACTGGTCGTGCACGAAGGCCCGGCTGGTCAGCGTGAGCTGGTCGAGCTGTGCGTGGGCGGCCTCGAGCAGGCGCGGGTGGGAGTGGCCGAAGTTGAGGGCGCTGTAGCCGGCGAGCAGGTCGAGGTAGCGCCGACCGTCGACGTCGGTCATCCAGGCCCCCTCGGCGTGGGCGACCACCACCGGCAGCGGGTGGTAGTTGTGCGCGGTGCGGGCCTCGGCGCGGTCGAACTCGGGCGCGGTGCGGGCCGACGAGGCGGCGGCCGTGGTCTCGGTGGTGGCGGTCATGTGATCCCTCCCTTGGGTCGTCGTCCACTGTAGGGGCCGACCCCGATTGTCTGACAATCGGGGTCGGCGCCACGTTTCCATGGAGTACCGAGTGCGTGGCCGGTGGTGAGCGTCGCTTTCCTATGTCGGCGCGGGCGTCCTGGCGACCGCGCTGCATGCGGTCAAGCACCGGACGTCGCGTGCTGCCACACGACTGCTCGTCCTATGTCTCGGTTCTGAATACGTCCACCAGGACTCGCGCTAGGAATCGGTAGTCCGTCATGAGCGGACCGACGAGTTCGGGCCGCGCTGCGGGCTCCGCCCGACAAGGCCGCGCGGAGCGTGCACGATGTCGCGAGACTCAAGTTCACGACGACCGCTCGACGAGCTCGAAGGTTCGAGTCATCACACGGCACGAACCTTCGACCTAGGTCTGAGAGTCGCGATGCACGCAGATGCTCCGCCGTGGTCGAACGGACATACATGCTTTGACTCGTGTGCGTCGGCGCTCGACACCAGTCCATCCGTTCAACAGTCGTCGCCTCTGTCCGTGTGGCTGCGGCTTCCAGGGGTGCGCTGGTGAACTGCGGGGTCAGAGTCGTACGTCGACCCGCGTGTCGCCCGGCACGCTGGACAGGGTGACCGTGCCGCCGTGGGCGGTCACGATCGCCTCGACCAGCGCGAGCCCGAGCCCCACGCCCCCCTCGCGGTGGCGCGCCGCGTCGGCCCGGGCGAACCGCTCGAACGCGTGCGGCAGCAGCTCGGGGGCGAACCCGGGGCCGTCGTCGTGGACCCCGAACCCGCCCGGACGAGCGCTCACGGTGACGGTGGTGCCGGCGGGGGTGTACTTGCGGGCGTTGGTCAGCAGGTTGGTCACGACCTGGTGCAGCCGCTGCTCGTCGCCGGTCACCTCGACCGCCTCGTCGGGCAGCTCCAGGCGCCAGCGGTGGTCGGGCGCGACGACCCGGGCATCGGACACGGCCTCGAGCAGCAGGCGGGTCAGGTCGACCGGGGCGCGCTCGAGCGGGCGTCCGGAGTCGAGGCGGGCCAGCAGCAGGAGGTCCTCGACGAGCGCGGTCATCCGCTTGGACTCGTCGGCGACCTTGGCGAGGGCGGTCGCGGCGGCCTCGGCGTCGTCGGGTCGCGTCCGGGCCAGCTCGGTGTAGCCGGCGATCGTCGTCAGCGGCGTGCGCAGCTCGTGGGAGGCGTCGGCGACGAACTGCCGCACCCGCTGCTCGCTCTCGTGGCGCGCGTCGAGCGAGGTCTCCACGTGGGCCAGCAGCGTGTTGAGCGCCGAGCCGACCTGGCCGACCTCGGTGCGCTCGTCGGTGAGATGGCCCGGGACCCGCTCGGTGATCCCGATCTCGCCGGAGTCCAGCGGCAGGCCGGCGACGGTGTGGGCCGTCTCGGCCACCTCGCGCAGCGGCCGGAGCTGGCGTCGTACGACGGTGCGCGCGGCGAGCGCGGCGATCAGCACGGCGGCCAGGGCCAGCAGGAGCTCGAGCCGCACCAGCGAGGTGACCGACTCGTCGACCTCCTCGGTGGGCAGGCCGACCACGGTGGCGCTGCCGCCGTCCCCGTCGCCCTGGGAGACCACCCGGTAGTCGCCGAGGCCCGGTACCTCGACGGCGTGCACGTCGCCGTCGTCGGGCACCGCGTCGAGCACGTCGAGGGCCTTCTGGGTGAGCGGCTGCGGTACGGCGCCCCCGCCGGCGCGGTCGGCGAGGACGACACCCGTCCCGCCGTCGTAGTCGGCGTAGAAGAAGGCGGTGATCGTGCCGACCCGTTGACCGCGCGCGCTGCCGCTGGGCCGATCGTCACCGTCACCGTCGGGCGGTGGCTCGGGAGCACCGCTCTCGGTGCCGAAGAACGGGTCGCCCCGTCCGAACTCGGCGCGCCCCAACGACTTCTGGATCTCGTCGTCGAGCTGTCCGACCAGGTAGCCCCGCATGGCCAGCGTGGTCGCCGTACCGAGCAGCAGCGCGGCCATCGCGACGAGCAGCACCGCGGTGACGACGAGACGCGAGGTCAGCGAGCGAGGCGGACGGATCCTCACGGCGTGCTCACTGGCCGGCAGCCGGCTTCAGGACGTAGCCAGCGCCGCGCATGGTGTGGATCATCGGCTCGCGACCGGCGTCGATCTTCTTGCGCAGGTAGGAGACGTAGAGCTCGACGACGTTGGCCTGGCCGCCGAAGTCGTAGTTCCAGACGCGGTCGAGGATCTGGGCCTTGCTGAGGACACGGCGCGGGTTGCGCATCAGGTAGCGCAGCAGCTCGAACTCCGTGGCGGTCAGCGAGATCTCCTCGCCGTCGCGCGCGACCTCGTGGCTGTCCTCGTCGAGCGTGAGGTCGCCGACGGCGAGCACCGACGACTCGGCGGCCTGCTGTGCACCGGAGCGGCGCATCAGCGCGCGCAGCCGGGCCACGACCTCCTCGAGCGAGAACGGCTTGGTCACGTAGTCGTCGCCCCCCGCGGTCAGGCCCGCGATGCGGTCCTCGACGGCGTCGCGCGCGGTGAGGAACAGCACCGGCACGTCGGGGTCGGTGCCGCGCATCCGGCGCAGCACCTCCAGGCCGTCGAAGTCGGGCAGCATCATGTCGAGCACGACCGCGTCGGGCTTGAGCTCCTTGGCGGCCGCGACCGCCTTGGTGCCGGTGTGGGCCGCCGAGACCTGCCAGCCCTCGTAGCGCAGGGCCATCGAGATCAGCTCGGCGATGTTGACCTCGTCGTCGACCACGAGCACGCGCACCGGCGAGCCGTCGGGGCGGGTGAGGGCGGGACTAGCGGAGGCGGCCATGGGGCCACTGTGACCGGGCTGTCTGTGGGTTTGCTGTGCGTGGCCTCGCGGGCCGTTGTCAGCCCGCGCGGTCACCGGCTCAGGAGGCGAGGACCTGGAAGGCGACGTCGTCGGACGGCGACGGCTCGTCGTCGCCGGCCCAGGTCGTGGTGTGGATCTCGATCTCCTTGCTGGCGCACGAGCTGCCGTCGGAGACCCACAGCACGGTCGGGATGCTCATGCTGAGGGAGAAGTCGGCGGACACCAGGATCGCGCTGTGTGACAGGTCCACGCCCGGCGACGGCACCAGGCACCAGGTGCCGGTGCCCTCGGTCGCGTGCTTGAGCTTGCTGAAGCCGTAGGTGCGCTGGGGGTCGAGCCTGGTGACCAGCCCGGTCGCCGTCTCGACCCGCGTCACCGTGGCGTAGGCCCGGCCGACGTCGAGCTTGCGGATGGTGCCCGGGGTGAGGTCGCCGACGCTGATCGACCCGTTCTTGATGTCGATGCTGGTCAGCGAGCCGTCTCTGATGTCGGCACTCCCGAACCGGGCGCCGGCGTAGCCGGCGGTCGAGGAGGCGACCACCAGGGCGGCCGCGGTGAGGGCGAGGGCAGCGGGTGTCGTGATCTTCACCGGGCGACCGTAAGCGGGGCGCGACGGCTGCACATGACGAGAACGGGCTCTTGCCAACTGGTAGGTCCCGCCCATCGGGGGCACAGGTCGCGCACAGGGTCCTCGCCCAGAGTCGGGGGCATGAACGACACCCAGCCGATCGCCCCGCAGCCCCCGGACCCGTACGACGCCCCGCCGTCCTCTCCCGTCCCCACAGGCTCGCGCCCGTCCCACGACACGGCCACC is part of the Nocardioides plantarum genome and encodes:
- a CDS encoding response regulator transcription factor; amino-acid sequence: MAASASPALTRPDGSPVRVLVVDDEVNIAELISMALRYEGWQVSAAHTGTKAVAAAKELKPDAVVLDMMLPDFDGLEVLRRMRGTDPDVPVLFLTARDAVEDRIAGLTAGGDDYVTKPFSLEEVVARLRALMRRSGAQQAAESSVLAVGDLTLDEDSHEVARDGEEISLTATEFELLRYLMRNPRRVLSKAQILDRVWNYDFGGQANVVELYVSYLRKKIDAGREPMIHTMRGAGYVLKPAAGQ
- a CDS encoding sensor histidine kinase — its product is MRIRPPRSLTSRLVVTAVLLVAMAALLLGTATTLAMRGYLVGQLDDEIQKSLGRAEFGRGDPFFGTESGAPEPPPDGDGDDRPSGSARGQRVGTITAFFYADYDGGTGVVLADRAGGGAVPQPLTQKALDVLDAVPDDGDVHAVEVPGLGDYRVVSQGDGDGGSATVVGLPTEEVDESVTSLVRLELLLALAAVLIAALAARTVVRRQLRPLREVAETAHTVAGLPLDSGEIGITERVPGHLTDERTEVGQVGSALNTLLAHVETSLDARHESEQRVRQFVADASHELRTPLTTIAGYTELARTRPDDAEAAATALAKVADESKRMTALVEDLLLLARLDSGRPLERAPVDLTRLLLEAVSDARVVAPDHRWRLELPDEAVEVTGDEQRLHQVVTNLLTNARKYTPAGTTVTVSARPGGFGVHDDGPGFAPELLPHAFERFARADAARHREGGVGLGLALVEAIVTAHGGTVTLSSVPGDTRVDVRL
- the rocD gene encoding ornithine--oxo-acid transaminase → MTATTETTAAASSARTAPEFDRAEARTAHNYHPLPVVVAHAEGAWMTDVDGRRYLDLLAGYSALNFGHSHPRLLEAAHAQLDQLTLTSRAFVHDQFADFTAKLGDLCGKDLVLPMNTGAEAVETAVKVIRKWGYRVKGIPADQAEIIVASGNFHGRTTTIVGFSDDPDARDDFGPFAPGFVTVPYGDLAALEAAITPHTAGILVEPIQGEGGVVIPPHGYLRGIRDLATAHDVLFAADEIQAGLGRTGRTFACDHEDVVPDLYVLGKALGGGIVPVSAVVADRDVLGVLQPGQHGSTFGGNALACAVGSAVVDLLATGDFQRRADEMSVLLRERLEAMIGHGVVGVRVRGLWAGVDIDPAVGTGREVCERLMARGVLAKDTHGSTIRLAPPLVVSEDDLTWGLDQLAAVVGQR